CAATCGGAAGCGGAACAAGCGGGCGGGCGGATTGTCGCGATCTATCATTCGCATATCGATGTGGATGCCTATTTTTCTCAAGAGGATCAAGATGCAGCGACGTTTTTTGGTGAACCAACCTATCCGGGCGTGGTTTATCCCATTATTCCCGTAAAAAATGCCCGGGTGGATGTCGGCGGAGAAAAAGTTTTTCAATGGCGTGATTCGTCGTCAAAATTTGAGGAAGTGGAAATCAGGTGAAATATAAAAAAGGAGGTAACAAATGGCTGTAACAGTTCGGATTCCAACGCCTTTGCGCAAGTTTACTGGTGATCAATCCGATGTAGAAGTGCAGGGCGCAACGGTTGGGGAAGC
The window above is part of the Gemmatimonadota bacterium genome. Proteins encoded here:
- a CDS encoding M67 family metallopeptidase, with translation MFDKAIWDAMFVHAQGEYPAECCGIVTEDASGVQVIHPCENIQDKLHAADPETHPRTSRTAYRMNDMHAMKIQSEAEQAGGRIVAIYHSHIDVDAYFSQEDQDAATFFGEPTYPGVVYPIIPVKNARVDVGGEKVFQWRDSSSKFEEVEIR